A single genomic interval of Chryseobacterium paludis harbors:
- a CDS encoding T9SS type A sorting domain-containing protein, whose translation MKNIVFKNLMAIFCLVSISAYSGTGSGFGRNIQKSFSHYTKSNDSLITISQNINKNKTQDHLRPFSSEKDKNGSEARKAVVDWTKAPNSYIFDPSQNYGGLLIPVRKAYAMWESDKYIGSGGIPDGKLTADILWEDVPGLIISEDSYSLEVVDSGQNAKIKVPINKAKEGNAVIAFKVNGDIFWSWHIWVTDDPTNGSSYKSFEGITREKNDGTIEAIPDSDWRWMDRDLGSVSGTITGTEWNRNGGLLYQWGRKDPIPPLVYRGNDFYEVSGSIGRVRHRGAKNFTNAIKIDDLRKFVLLSDAEVKNNIRLAVRNPLSLIYVNKDDNSGPAYYNNNTNLMVNWFGKSSNFKDSQLTELNLWSDNSQGKLNTNYNTDAAAQPYRDKSSYDPCPNGWRIPSALVANQASASYTDDIRIDFSPFGTRTNMAKNIFESNGYHIIKPTDSSMPLFMQGIKLYPNIAFDLSDTGGYDMGIFPGTGQIAINMQAGQYADQHHTSIWTATMARQFDTTPATIARGLFMIPDKGQADVPDSNFPTVKGRFQYMPLASMNTSEANGCRCIKDPLYLVDSYDFPTEFLNVTDEYREGIDNPNTYQIVKTNAVSTIEIPVSKAFSVQSQILNNHDILSPANFNNLKGNVLWTTNSNLISNVTIANSTPGSLSDLSNTKILVVINPNQSGNAVITLHNGAITNPVYWSWHIWVTDTPINSRIYTTELPVGNVTNYINYVDKADVILQTEFMDRNLGAIDAFPTVVNNLTPTSAELTKIRASTGLHYQWGRKDPIPTFQNADNRTSYNVFLGNVSASGAVGYTTLTAANYNNISGNYIVPYNSYAANVNLLDTDKTSDKIAKVLSYSVRNPLVYMVPSTFAPYNSSVPNYTNGTDWLSTEPNLGADRWGRGGQKSVFDPCPAGWRIPDVSGVAIVSGKDFGMTPWYKKDKNVATQYSIVNDYLGVRVRNPSTTSTIGYTFNHYAYNTGNYPNSGSRGFRSVTGNQSAQGTYNVLNFQYPGIWTGALVSNYIGRPISILFDAASSANRMITFHDNNDPYFGMSCRCVKIKYDENGNEEGVVPKLQITSSPVTKAATVLSENEAEGILAKERVSVYPNPIKNELHIKASNNNEGYYYQIYNMSGQLVKSGKFLDGKTDLSSLIAGAYLMRINNSDSFIKIIKE comes from the coding sequence ATGAAAAATATAGTATTCAAAAATTTAATGGCAATTTTTTGCCTTGTATCAATTAGTGCTTATTCTGGTACCGGTTCAGGATTTGGAAGAAATATTCAAAAGTCTTTCAGTCATTATACTAAAAGTAATGACTCCTTAATTACGATTTCACAGAACATCAATAAAAATAAAACACAAGACCATTTAAGACCCTTTTCATCGGAAAAGGATAAAAATGGATCTGAAGCCAGAAAAGCTGTTGTTGATTGGACAAAAGCTCCTAATAGTTATATTTTTGATCCTAGTCAAAATTATGGAGGACTCCTTATACCAGTCAGAAAAGCATATGCTATGTGGGAAAGCGACAAATATATCGGAAGCGGAGGTATTCCTGATGGAAAGCTTACAGCCGATATATTATGGGAGGATGTTCCCGGATTGATCATTAGTGAAGACAGTTATTCCTTAGAAGTAGTAGATTCTGGACAGAATGCAAAAATTAAAGTTCCGATAAATAAAGCAAAAGAGGGAAATGCAGTGATTGCTTTTAAAGTAAATGGTGATATTTTTTGGTCCTGGCATATATGGGTTACCGATGATCCAACAAATGGGTCATCGTACAAAAGTTTTGAAGGTATAACAAGAGAAAAGAATGATGGAACTATTGAAGCTATTCCAGATTCGGACTGGAGGTGGATGGATAGGGATTTAGGCTCCGTAAGCGGAACTATAACCGGTACAGAATGGAATAGAAATGGAGGTCTTTTATATCAATGGGGAAGAAAAGACCCAATACCTCCCCTTGTATACAGAGGTAATGATTTTTATGAAGTGTCAGGTTCCATTGGGAGAGTTAGACATCGTGGTGCTAAAAACTTTACTAATGCTATTAAAATTGATGATCTTAGAAAATTTGTATTACTGTCAGATGCTGAGGTTAAGAACAATATCAGACTTGCGGTAAGAAATCCACTTAGTCTTATCTATGTAAATAAAGATGATAATTCTGGTCCCGCATATTATAATAACAATACTAATCTAATGGTTAACTGGTTTGGGAAGTCATCTAATTTTAAAGATAGTCAGCTTACAGAACTTAATTTATGGTCTGATAATTCACAGGGCAAACTAAATACAAACTATAATACTGATGCTGCAGCACAGCCTTATCGAGATAAGTCCTCTTATGACCCATGTCCAAATGGCTGGAGAATTCCCTCTGCTTTGGTTGCTAACCAGGCCTCGGCAAGTTATACCGATGATATCAGAATTGATTTCTCGCCTTTTGGTACCAGAACCAATATGGCAAAAAATATTTTTGAATCCAATGGTTATCATATTATAAAACCCACTGATTCAAGTATGCCTCTCTTTATGCAGGGTATTAAATTATATCCGAATATTGCATTTGATTTGTCAGATACAGGTGGATATGATATGGGAATATTTCCAGGAACCGGTCAGATTGCTATAAATATGCAGGCTGGTCAATATGCAGATCAGCATCATACAAGTATATGGACGGCAACTATGGCCAGACAATTTGATACAACGCCAGCTACCATTGCAAGGGGGCTATTTATGATTCCAGATAAAGGGCAGGCCGATGTTCCTGATTCAAATTTCCCCACCGTAAAAGGGAGATTCCAATATATGCCATTAGCAAGCATGAATACCTCTGAGGCTAATGGCTGTAGATGTATAAAAGATCCTTTATATCTTGTCGATAGTTACGATTTTCCAACTGAGTTTTTAAATGTTACTGATGAGTACCGAGAAGGAATTGATAATCCTAATACTTATCAGATAGTAAAAACTAATGCAGTATCCACTATTGAAATTCCTGTTAGTAAAGCGTTCTCAGTTCAGAGTCAGATTCTTAATAATCATGATATTTTAAGCCCTGCTAATTTTAATAACCTGAAAGGCAATGTACTTTGGACAACCAATAGTAATCTGATCAGTAATGTAACGATTGCTAATTCTACTCCAGGATCTTTAAGTGATTTAAGCAACACGAAAATTTTAGTTGTTATTAATCCTAATCAAAGTGGAAATGCTGTAATTACCCTACATAATGGTGCAATTACTAATCCTGTTTATTGGAGCTGGCATATATGGGTCACGGATACTCCTATTAACAGTCGTATATATACTACAGAATTACCTGTTGGAAATGTGACCAACTATATCAATTATGTAGATAAAGCAGATGTGATCTTACAGACAGAATTTATGGATAGAAACTTAGGAGCAATTGATGCATTTCCAACAGTAGTCAATAATCTTACCCCAACTTCTGCTGAGTTGACAAAAATAAGGGCATCTACAGGATTACATTATCAATGGGGAAGAAAAGATCCCATTCCTACATTCCAAAATGCTGATAATAGAACTTCTTACAATGTATTTTTGGGAAATGTATCAGCTAGTGGAGCTGTCGGCTATACTACTCTTACCGCTGCAAACTACAATAATATTTCAGGAAATTATATAGTACCTTATAATAGTTATGCGGCTAATGTTAATTTATTAGACACAGATAAAACATCCGATAAAATTGCAAAGGTTTTATCTTATTCTGTAAGGAATCCTCTTGTATATATGGTTCCAAGTACTTTTGCTCCTTACAACAGTAGTGTACCCAACTATACCAATGGGACAGACTGGTTATCAACTGAACCTAATCTGGGAGCAGATAGATGGGGAAGAGGAGGTCAGAAGTCCGTATTCGACCCCTGTCCTGCAGGTTGGAGAATTCCAGATGTTTCTGGTGTTGCCATTGTATCGGGTAAGGATTTTGGAATGACACCCTGGTATAAAAAAGATAAAAATGTAGCTACTCAATATAGTATCGTTAATGATTATTTAGGGGTGAGGGTTAGAAATCCGAGCACCACTTCAACCATCGGATATACTTTTAACCACTACGCTTACAATACTGGAAATTACCCCAATTCCGGTAGTAGAGGATTTAGGAGTGTGACTGGAAATCAGTCTGCACAGGGGACTTACAATGTGCTTAATTTTCAATATCCCGGAATTTGGACAGGAGCTTTAGTATCTAACTACATAGGGAGACCAATTAGTATTTTATTTGATGCAGCTTCAAGTGCAAATCGTATGATTACTTTTCATGATAATAATGATCCTTATTTTGGAATGAGCTGCCGTTGTGTAAAAATCAAATATGATGAAAATGGAAATGAAGAAGGGGTCGTTCCAAAGCTTCAGATTACATCTTCGCCAGTTACAAAAGCGGCCACTGTTTTAAGTGAAAATGAAGCTGAAGGTATATTAGCTAAAGAAAGAGTTTCCGTATATCCTAATCCTATAAAAAATGAATTGCACATTAAGGCATCAAATAATAATGAGGGTTACTATTATCAAATATATAATATGTCCGGACAGTTAGTGAAATCAGGTAAATTTTTAGATGGGAAGACCGATCTTTCATCATTGATTGCTGGGGCATATTTAATGAGAATTAATAATTCAGATAGTTTTATTAAAATTATTAAAGAATAG
- a CDS encoding EpsG family protein, which translates to MSLLHPYYIIAIIYMLFFSVQEVFGNKVDKKWFWFLGIYLIIIAGLRDSVGPDYGSYKGIYIYSDTKDYWSIFLKALHIEGSENVDIEWLYALINKILLNVFNAPFYMLTLVIAIFAIFFKIKYTEDNTFYPFTFTLFMFIPNFFIGESGQIRQNLGTFIIYFAIRYIKERKLWHYLLFVFIASGIHNVCYIFLPMYWLARVPLNKTVMLALIIGSIFLSPFEVYKVFGDFLSNIASDSMLVEGFNGYVDETAQRLNGGFGIPEALMAILTFFLFVFDTPMKEKYPYYEYHRNYAVIGICLYFIFRNNPIFSSRLAGAFIGFSFVLIPNAMYVVSDNTKKMIYSFIIALTIFNFVVFSSFRNIIGGRFTIDLYKNHILP; encoded by the coding sequence ATGAGTTTATTACACCCATATTATATAATTGCCATTATCTATATGCTATTTTTTAGCGTTCAAGAGGTTTTTGGAAATAAGGTAGACAAGAAATGGTTTTGGTTTTTAGGTATTTATCTAATAATAATTGCTGGACTTCGAGATAGTGTAGGTCCGGATTATGGGAGTTATAAAGGGATTTATATTTATTCAGACACAAAAGATTATTGGAGTATTTTTTTGAAGGCCCTGCATATCGAAGGCTCTGAAAATGTAGATATAGAATGGTTATATGCATTGATCAATAAAATATTACTCAATGTATTCAATGCTCCATTCTATATGTTGACTTTGGTAATAGCGATTTTTGCTATCTTTTTTAAGATCAAATACACTGAGGACAATACTTTTTATCCATTCACTTTTACATTGTTTATGTTTATCCCCAATTTCTTCATTGGAGAAAGTGGGCAAATCCGACAGAATTTAGGAACCTTTATTATTTATTTTGCGATCAGATATATTAAAGAAAGGAAGCTGTGGCACTATTTGTTGTTTGTCTTTATAGCTTCCGGTATCCACAATGTATGTTATATATTTTTACCAATGTACTGGCTTGCAAGGGTGCCATTGAATAAAACAGTCATGCTTGCATTAATTATAGGATCAATATTTTTATCTCCATTTGAGGTCTATAAGGTATTTGGTGATTTTTTAAGTAATATTGCTTCAGACAGTATGCTGGTAGAAGGCTTTAACGGATATGTGGACGAGACCGCTCAAAGGCTGAATGGAGGCTTTGGTATTCCTGAAGCCCTGATGGCGATCCTGACATTCTTTTTGTTTGTTTTTGATACTCCAATGAAAGAGAAATATCCATACTACGAATACCATAGAAATTATGCAGTAATTGGAATTTGTCTTTATTTTATATTTAGAAATAATCCTATATTTTCATCAAGATTGGCAGGCGCATTTATTGGCTTCTCCTTTGTGCTGATTCCCAACGCAATGTATGTGGTTTCTGACAATACAAAAAAAATGATCTATTCATTTATTATTGCGTTAACGATATTCAACTTCGTGGTATTCTCCAGTTTCAGAAATATTATTGGTGGAAGGTTTACCATTGATCTTTACAAAAACCATATTCTACCTTAA
- a CDS encoding MMPL family transporter, translated as MHRFFIFLYYLISKNKLLSVLFTVGITLVCLFFASKINFEEDINQIIPKSEKSDLTAKILKQLNFSDKIIVIIENKSSDDNFQLSETANSFLDKLSPLEKYIGAIQGKVNDNEISETFDFVNQNLPLFLDENDYKEITRKLQKDSIAKQVESNYVSLVSPTSLVTKEFIKKDPLGITFLGLKKLNTLNISKDFKLEDNYIVTRGGKNLLLFIDPKNKSNDTKNNEFFVDELNKIKDDVNKEFKEKTEISYFGSPVIAVANAQQIKKDIQNTVMISMTVLLILLIYYFRNFFTPIIVFLPTVFSVLLALLILYFIKDKISAISLSVGAILIGITIDYALHILTHYKHNNNIEELYKEITQPIILSSATTAVSFLCLIFVRSEALKDLGLFASITVMLSSISALIIVPQLYHPKEKSGKTSTNFIDKIGSYPYEKNKPLIIGCSLVIIACLFGFRHVGFNEDIGDLNYIPKDLKISEAKLQKLSDITSKSIYTISYGNSEEESLTRNTQLNQFLEKEKKEGKILSYNSLGNVVLSKKDQQKKIENWKKFWDSNKKSQTVSELITNGNKFGFNNSAFGQFTDLLNKNYSTLSLQDYEKIKALQVSEFLSNEKGFYTISNVVKLDESKRDAFIKDVEKKHDALAIDRQQMNENFLGLLKRDFNTLINYSLLAIILTIIVFFRNFELTVLTMFPIVLTGIVTAGILYFLGLELNIFSTVVCTLIFGVGDDFSIFLTKAMQKEHTTGKNELPTYRISIILAVFTTILSIGSLIFAKHPALHSLALVALIGMFSVIIITSTLYPFWFRFLIINRAKKGLSPITFRLFLHSVVSFIYYGLGGFLFSLFGTVFVKNTKGNTLRYIKIFIAKFLTSVLYSNPFVKKRVIKNPKENFSKPAIIIANHTSFLDTLALAMTNYKIIYLVNDWVYNSPVFGRLVKALGFYPVSQGIENGIDKLREKVQQGYSLVVFPEAERSYTNNINRFHKGAFYLSEQLDLDILPMYIHGNSEVLPKGDFIIYDGSITVKIGERILKEDNRFGDTYSERTKKINAYFRVEFAKLRSELEDENYFKKKLFLSFLYKENDIVKQLKKDFTIKKSAYFELNKYIPKDATIIHIADDYGQTDILLTLQEANRKIFSFIHDTEKREIAEQNYLLKRRKINYVKDFSEINKKAGMLLVSNENYDLGNLAQLPEVIIFFNIKNILFENSEYHSYFSSESIKIYKKLTDKL; from the coding sequence ATGCATCGTTTTTTTATATTTCTATATTATTTAATTTCTAAAAACAAACTCCTTTCTGTATTATTTACAGTAGGGATTACCCTTGTATGCTTATTTTTTGCATCAAAAATAAATTTTGAGGAAGACATTAATCAGATTATTCCCAAAAGTGAAAAATCTGATCTGACCGCAAAAATTCTTAAGCAACTCAATTTTTCTGACAAAATTATTGTTATAATAGAAAATAAATCTTCTGATGATAATTTCCAATTGTCCGAAACAGCAAATAGCTTTTTAGATAAGCTCTCGCCCCTGGAAAAATATATAGGAGCTATTCAGGGAAAAGTAAATGATAATGAAATCTCTGAAACTTTTGATTTTGTAAATCAAAACTTACCTTTATTTTTAGATGAGAACGATTATAAGGAAATCACCAGAAAACTGCAAAAAGACAGTATTGCAAAGCAGGTAGAAAGCAACTATGTCTCATTAGTCTCTCCTACGAGTCTTGTTACTAAAGAATTTATAAAAAAAGATCCACTGGGCATTACTTTTCTGGGCCTTAAAAAACTAAATACACTTAACATCAGTAAAGATTTTAAACTTGAAGATAATTATATTGTTACCAGAGGCGGCAAAAATCTCTTACTCTTCATTGATCCTAAAAATAAAAGTAATGACACTAAAAACAATGAATTTTTTGTTGATGAACTTAATAAAATAAAAGATGATGTCAATAAAGAGTTTAAGGAAAAAACAGAAATAAGTTATTTTGGTTCTCCTGTGATTGCCGTAGCCAATGCCCAGCAGATAAAAAAAGACATCCAGAATACGGTGATGATTTCTATGACTGTTCTTTTGATCTTATTAATTTATTATTTCCGAAATTTTTTCACCCCTATTATCGTTTTCCTTCCAACTGTATTTTCAGTTCTGCTTGCCCTGCTCATATTATATTTTATTAAGGACAAAATTTCCGCCATTTCTTTAAGTGTAGGAGCAATTTTAATTGGGATCACAATTGATTATGCCCTGCATATTCTTACCCACTACAAACATAACAATAATATTGAAGAGCTTTATAAAGAGATCACTCAACCCATCATTTTGAGTAGTGCTACCACTGCTGTTTCTTTTCTTTGTCTGATCTTTGTAAGATCGGAAGCACTGAAAGATTTGGGATTGTTTGCTTCAATTACAGTAATGCTTTCTTCGATTTCAGCATTAATTATTGTTCCCCAGCTTTACCACCCGAAGGAAAAATCTGGAAAAACAAGTACTAATTTCATTGATAAGATTGGTTCTTATCCTTATGAAAAAAACAAACCACTGATCATTGGATGTTCTTTGGTAATTATTGCCTGTTTATTTGGATTCCGCCATGTAGGCTTTAATGAAGACATTGGAGATTTAAACTATATTCCTAAAGATCTTAAAATAAGTGAAGCTAAGCTACAAAAGCTTTCGGATATTACTTCAAAATCAATTTATACTATTTCTTATGGAAATTCTGAAGAAGAGTCATTAACAAGAAATACCCAATTGAATCAGTTTCTGGAAAAAGAAAAAAAAGAAGGAAAGATTTTAAGCTATAATTCTTTGGGAAATGTCGTATTATCTAAAAAAGACCAGCAAAAAAAGATCGAAAACTGGAAGAAATTCTGGGATAGCAATAAAAAAAGCCAAACGGTTTCTGAATTGATCACCAATGGAAATAAATTTGGATTCAACAATTCAGCTTTCGGACAATTTACTGATCTTTTAAATAAAAACTATTCAACTTTAAGTTTACAGGATTACGAAAAGATAAAAGCACTACAGGTTTCTGAATTTCTCAGTAATGAAAAAGGCTTTTATACTATTTCAAATGTTGTAAAGCTTGATGAAAGTAAAAGAGACGCATTCATAAAAGATGTAGAAAAGAAACATGATGCTCTGGCTATTGACCGCCAGCAAATGAATGAAAACTTTCTTGGTTTGCTGAAAAGGGATTTCAACACTTTGATCAATTATTCTTTATTGGCCATCATTCTTACGATCATTGTATTTTTCAGAAACTTTGAATTAACTGTTCTCACCATGTTTCCCATTGTATTAACAGGAATTGTGACAGCGGGAATTTTATATTTCCTGGGATTGGAGCTTAATATTTTCAGCACAGTAGTGTGTACTCTAATATTTGGGGTTGGGGATGATTTCAGTATATTCCTAACCAAGGCAATGCAAAAGGAACATACAACAGGGAAAAATGAACTCCCTACCTATAGAATCTCAATTATTCTGGCTGTCTTTACAACCATCTTATCTATAGGTTCACTGATTTTTGCAAAACATCCAGCTTTACATTCTTTAGCATTGGTCGCTCTCATAGGAATGTTTTCTGTAATCATTATTACTTCAACGCTCTACCCATTCTGGTTTAGATTTTTAATCATTAACAGAGCAAAAAAAGGACTTTCTCCTATTACATTCAGATTATTCTTACACTCCGTTGTATCATTTATCTACTATGGTTTGGGAGGATTCCTTTTCTCTCTGTTCGGAACTGTTTTTGTGAAGAACACCAAAGGGAATACACTGAGGTATATCAAAATATTTATTGCTAAATTTTTAACATCAGTTTTATACAGTAATCCTTTTGTAAAGAAAAGAGTGATAAAAAACCCTAAAGAGAATTTCAGCAAACCGGCAATTATCATCGCGAATCACACTTCTTTCCTAGATACGTTAGCTCTTGCAATGACTAATTACAAGATCATATACTTAGTAAATGATTGGGTTTACAATTCACCTGTTTTTGGAAGACTTGTAAAAGCATTAGGCTTTTACCCTGTATCCCAGGGTATAGAAAATGGAATAGATAAGTTGCGGGAAAAAGTACAGCAGGGATATTCTTTAGTTGTTTTTCCAGAAGCCGAGCGTTCTTATACCAATAATATCAATAGATTTCACAAAGGTGCTTTTTATCTTTCAGAGCAACTGGATTTAGATATTCTTCCAATGTATATTCATGGGAACTCTGAAGTATTACCAAAAGGAGATTTTATCATTTATGACGGAAGTATTACAGTAAAAATAGGAGAACGTATCCTTAAAGAAGATAATCGATTTGGAGACACTTATTCGGAAAGAACGAAAAAGATCAACGCCTATTTTAGAGTGGAGTTTGCAAAACTCAGAAGTGAGCTTGAGGATGAAAATTATTTTAAAAAGAAATTGTTTTTAAGTTTTTTATACAAAGAAAATGATATTGTAAAACAGCTTAAAAAAGATTTCACCATCAAAAAGTCGGCATACTTTGAGTTGAATAAGTACATTCCGAAAGATGCAACGATCATTCATATCGCGGATGACTATGGTCAGACTGATATTCTACTGACCCTTCAGGAGGCAAACCGGAAAATATTCAGTTTTATACATGATACTGAAAAAAGAGAAATTGCCGAACAGAATTATCTGTTAAAAAGAAGGAAAATTAATTATGTAAAAGACTTTTCAGAGATTAATAAAAAGGCTGGTATGCTTTTAGTATCTAATGAAAACTATGATCTGGGTAATCTTGCACAGCTTCCTGAAGTGATCATCTTTTTTAATATAAAAAATATATTGTTTGAAAACAGTGAATATCATTCGTATTTTAGTTCAGAATCAATTAAAATATATAAGAAATTAACAGATAAATTATAA
- a CDS encoding dialkylrecorsinol condensing enzyme DarA, with translation MQKNILVLYYTQTGQLEDIVKNIAQPFEDKKDDYNVTYYNIQLKEDFPFPWPGDVFFNTFPESYLQIPREILPPPEEVLNKKYDLIIFGYQVWYLTPSIPIISFLKSGYAENILRDTPVVTVSGTRNMWMLSQEKLKVYLKNLNAKLVGNIALVDRHDNYTSVLTILRWLTTGKKEKSGMLPAAGVSDEEIAGAGKYGAIIKRHFDNNHYENLQPELVKNGAVEIRPFLVRVEKVGNKIFTVWSNLIIKKKERRPLLIKFFKVYLMAAIWIISPIVLVFHILLAPILRSKRRKEKKYLQGINLK, from the coding sequence ATGCAGAAGAACATACTTGTCTTATACTATACACAAACGGGTCAATTAGAGGATATTGTAAAAAATATCGCTCAGCCTTTCGAGGATAAAAAGGACGACTACAACGTTACTTATTATAATATCCAACTTAAGGAGGACTTCCCTTTTCCATGGCCTGGTGATGTTTTCTTTAACACGTTTCCAGAGTCCTATTTACAGATTCCCAGAGAAATACTTCCACCTCCGGAAGAAGTTCTGAATAAAAAATATGATCTGATCATTTTTGGATATCAGGTTTGGTACCTGACACCTTCTATTCCGATAATTTCTTTCTTAAAAAGTGGCTATGCCGAAAATATTCTAAGAGACACTCCCGTAGTTACAGTTTCAGGTACCCGGAATATGTGGATGCTATCTCAGGAAAAGCTTAAAGTGTATTTAAAGAACCTAAATGCAAAACTAGTCGGAAACATTGCATTGGTAGACAGACATGATAATTATACCAGTGTTCTAACTATTTTACGATGGCTGACAACCGGAAAGAAAGAAAAATCAGGGATGTTGCCAGCAGCAGGAGTTTCAGATGAAGAAATTGCCGGAGCTGGAAAGTATGGCGCAATTATTAAAAGACATTTTGATAACAATCATTATGAAAATCTTCAGCCAGAGCTAGTCAAAAATGGCGCTGTAGAAATCAGACCTTTCCTGGTTAGGGTGGAAAAAGTGGGTAACAAAATCTTCACTGTATGGTCTAATCTAATAATCAAGAAAAAAGAGAGGCGACCATTGCTGATAAAATTCTTTAAGGTATATTTGATGGCTGCAATATGGATTATTTCCCCTATTGTTTTGGTATTTCACATACTATTAGCACCAATTTTAAGATCTAAAAGACGAAAAGAAAAAAAATATTTACAAGGAATAAATTTAAAATAA
- a CDS encoding beta-ketoacyl-ACP synthase III: MNDVFITKASTYLPNEPVSNDEMESYLGLVNDTPSKARALILRNNQIKTRYYALDKNGKPTHTNAQITAKAVEGLFDENFTKDDMQLLSCGTTSADQIQPSHSSMVHGELNIGKSIEINTSTGLCNSGMNAFNYGFLSVKAGVRDNAVCVGSERFSAWMTADKFNHEAENLKLLEERPIIAFKREFLRWMLSDGAGALLLENKPRENSVSLKIEFIDFYSYAHEIEACMYSGCEKQEDGSLKSWADYPSDEWLKQSLFALKQDTKLLDQYILVKGAESLRASFDKHQLDPDKIDHVLAHISSGYFKDGLKEEFAKKGMDFPWEKWYYNLSEVGNIGAGSIFIALEELMNSGKLKKGEKVLLCVPESGRFAYSCALLTVC; encoded by the coding sequence ATGAACGACGTATTTATAACCAAAGCTTCAACATACTTGCCAAATGAACCGGTTTCTAATGATGAAATGGAAAGTTATCTTGGTCTGGTAAATGACACTCCTTCTAAGGCGAGAGCTTTAATTTTAAGAAATAACCAAATTAAAACAAGATATTACGCATTGGATAAAAATGGGAAACCTACTCATACCAACGCTCAAATTACAGCAAAAGCTGTGGAAGGACTTTTCGATGAAAACTTCACAAAAGATGATATGCAATTGTTGTCTTGTGGAACGACTTCTGCCGATCAGATTCAGCCTTCACATTCTTCTATGGTACATGGTGAACTGAACATAGGAAAATCTATCGAAATAAATACGTCAACAGGACTTTGTAATTCAGGGATGAATGCTTTTAATTATGGATTTCTTTCTGTGAAAGCAGGTGTTCGGGATAATGCCGTTTGCGTAGGTTCTGAAAGATTCTCAGCTTGGATGACTGCAGATAAATTTAATCATGAAGCGGAAAATCTAAAATTACTGGAAGAAAGACCTATCATCGCATTTAAAAGAGAGTTTCTCAGATGGATGCTTTCCGATGGTGCCGGAGCTTTATTATTAGAAAATAAACCAAGAGAAAACAGTGTTTCTTTAAAAATAGAATTCATCGATTTTTATTCTTACGCTCATGAGATTGAAGCTTGCATGTATTCAGGTTGCGAAAAACAAGAAGATGGTAGTTTAAAATCTTGGGCAGATTATCCTTCTGATGAATGGCTAAAGCAATCTCTTTTTGCATTGAAACAAGATACAAAGCTTTTAGATCAATATATTTTAGTAAAAGGAGCAGAAAGTTTAAGAGCTTCTTTTGATAAGCATCAATTGGATCCTGACAAAATTGACCATGTTTTAGCACATATCTCTTCAGGCTATTTCAAAGATGGATTAAAAGAAGAGTTTGCTAAAAAAGGAATGGATTTCCCTTGGGAAAAATGGTATTATAACCTTTCCGAAGTTGGAAATATTGGAGCAGGTTCTATTTTTATTGCTTTGGAGGAATTAATGAATTCCGGAAAACTTAAAAAGGGTGAAAAAGTGCTTCTTTGTGTTCCTGAAAGTGGAAGATTTGCTTATTCTTGTGCATTATTAACTGTTTGCTAA
- a CDS encoding ABC transporter permease, translating into MKIKEENIINIHHFLPHREPMLMVDYILELTKENVITSFQITTDNIFVHNNEFVEAGLIENSAQTCSSIVGQSFFEGPDPETKVIGFITNIKKIEIFSLPKVGDTIISKASLISQYENICNIFCETYNNDELLIRAEINLFIQKVQ; encoded by the coding sequence ATGAAAATTAAGGAAGAAAACATCATCAATATCCATCATTTTTTACCTCATCGTGAGCCAATGCTTATGGTAGATTACATTTTGGAGTTGACCAAAGAGAACGTCATTACTTCCTTTCAAATAACAACAGATAATATTTTTGTTCATAATAATGAATTTGTAGAAGCCGGATTAATTGAAAATTCAGCACAAACCTGTTCATCTATTGTCGGACAAAGTTTTTTTGAAGGTCCGGATCCAGAAACAAAGGTGATTGGTTTTATAACGAACATCAAAAAGATTGAAATTTTTTCATTACCGAAAGTAGGTGATACCATTATCTCAAAAGCATCACTTATTTCTCAATATGAAAACATTTGTAATATTTTTTGTGAAACTTATAATAATGACGAATTATTGATAAGAGCTGAAATCAATTTGTTTATTCAAAAAGTACAATAA